A window of Malania oleifera isolate guangnan ecotype guangnan chromosome 5, ASM2987363v1, whole genome shotgun sequence contains these coding sequences:
- the LOC131156624 gene encoding uncharacterized protein LOC131156624 isoform X1, whose product MDFDEYDYLEKTVENPELQKVKETANGVDDAVKSGNKERTRSSRHRSDENDSDLDHRSKRVKSGDEPRDLERHRERGSSHHRSSPREGERNEKDRRRSSREHRERDRDKDREERNGRGRDRDRDRERERDRDRDRDRDRRERNRESEREKDHERDRDKEREPEQSRRSRSRSQRHHSHDDREREGSRDRVSKETERERVLREPERETRRYKEKKEDGAEPEADPERDQRTVFAYQICLKADERDVYEFFSRAGKVRDVRLIMDRNSRRSKGVGYIEFYDAMSVPMAIALSGQPLLGQPVMVKPSEAEKNLVQSTTTATGVATGLIGPYSGGARRLYVGNLHLNITEDQLRQVFEPFGTVELVQLPVDLETGHCKGFGFVQFARLEDARAAQTINGQLEIAGRKIKVSAVTDQVGMQDVGAIAGDFDDDEGGGLSLNSRSRAILMQKLDRTGTASSIMGSLGTPIVSSSGVSLPTAPLLGAAPVVSPIVPSLVQASVPSLVGLPGAGLPVPSTTVPSVDMIGVPSECLLLKNMFDPSLETEPDFDLDIKEDVEDECKKFGKLNHIHVDKNSAGFVYLRFENTQSAIGAQRALHGRWFAGKMITATFMVIAYQSHLILIMAWFYFIFVMINLEYHSCALSCPRTTGPNSQIAKVVDCGRNC is encoded by the exons ATGGATTTTGACGAGTATGACTATTTGGAGAAGACGGTGGAAAATCCAGAGTTGCAAAAGGTGAAGGAAACTGCAAATGGTGTTGATGATGCTGTGAAATCTGGCAATAAGGAGCGCACAAGGAGCTCAAGGCATCGGAGTGATGAGAATGACAGTGATTTGGATCATCGATCCAAGCGGGTGAAGTCTGGGGATGAGCCACGTGATCTTGAAAGGCATAGAGAGAGGGGTTCATCACACCACCGCTCGTCGccaagagaaggagagaggaatGAGAAGGATAGGCGCAGGAGTAGCCGTGAACACAGGGAAAGGGATAGGGATAAGGATAGAGAGGAGAGGAATGGGAGGGgcagagacagagacagagacagagagaggGAACGGGATCGGGATCGTGATCGTGATCGGGACAGACGAGAGCGGAACCGTGAAAGTGAGAGAGAAAAAGACCATGAGAGGGACAGGGACAAGGAAAGAGAGCCTGAACAATCACGCCGAAGCAGAAGCCGTTCACAAAGACATCACAGTCATGATGATAGAGAAAGGGAAGGGAGTCGAGACAGGGTGTCTAAAGaaacagagagggagagagtgttGAGGGAACCAGAAAGAGAAACCAG ACGAtacaaagagaaaaaagaagatgGAGCAGAGCCAGAGGCTGATCCTGAGCGGGATCAGAGGACGGTATTTGCTTATCAG ATTTGTCTGAAAGCTGATGAAAGAGATGTCTACGAATTCTTCTCAAGAGCTGGCAAG GTAAGAGATGTGCGTCTTATAATGGACCGCAATTCAAGACGTTCCAAGGGAGTTGG GTATATTGAATTTTATGATGCTATGTCTGTCCCTATGGCAATAGCACTCTCAGGACAGCCACTCCTTGGTCAACCAGTGATGGTTAAACCTTCAGAAGCTGAGAAGAATCTGGTCCAGTCAACTACAACTGCAACTGGAGTGGCAACTGGGCTTATTGGCCCCTATTCAGGGGGAGCGAGAAGGCTTTATGTTGGTAATCTGCACTTAAATATTACTGAAGATCAACTTCGTCAG GTTTTTGAACCATTTGGTACCGTGGAGCTGGTGCAGTTGCCTGTTGACTTGGAGACTGGTCATTGCAAAGGTTTTGGTTTTGTTCAG TTTGCTCGTCTTGAGGATGCTAGAGCTGCCCAGACTATAAATGGACAATTGGAGATTGCAGGTCGAAAAATTAAG GTGTCTGCTGTTACTGATCAAGTTGGAATGCAAGATGTCGGGGCAATTGCTGGTGATTTTGATGATGATGAGGGCGGTGGCTTG tCTCTGAATTCACGTTCTCGAGCAATTCTTATGCAGAAGTTGGATCGTACTGGCACTGCATCTAG CATTATGGGATCTTTAGGAACACCCATTGTTAGTAGCTCTGGTGTTAGTCTGCCAACAGCACCACTTCTTGGTGCTGCACCTGTGGTTTCTCCTATTGTTCCTTCTCTAGTGCAGGCTTCTGTTCCTTCGCTTGTGGGATTGCCAGGTGCAGGTCTCCCTGTTCCCAGTACTACTGTTCCATCTGTTGATATGATTGGTGTTCCTAGTGAGTGTTTATTGTTGAAGAATATGTTTGACCCAAGTTTGGAG ACTGAGCCAGATTTTGATCTGGATATTAAGGAAGATGTGGAAGATGAATGTAAAAAGTTTGGAAAACTGAATCATATCCACGTGGACAA GAATAGTGCTGGTTTTGTATACTTGCGATTCGAGAATACACAATCTGCAATAGGTGCACAGCGCGCTCTCCACGGGAGATGGTTTGCTGGGAAGATGATCACTGCGACATTTATGGTAATTGCGTACCAATCTCATTTGATTTTAATTATGGCCTGGTTTTACTTCATATTTGTCATGATTAACTTAGAATATCATTCGTGTGCACTCAGCTGCCCCAGAACTACGGGGCCAAATTCCCAGATAGCTAAGGTTGTGGATTGTGGACGCAATTGCTGA
- the LOC131156624 gene encoding uncharacterized protein LOC131156624 isoform X2 translates to MDFDEYDYLEKTVENPELQKVKETANGVDDAVKSGNKERTRSSRHRSDENDSDLDHRSKRVKSGDEPRDLERHRERGSSHHRSSPREGERNEKDRRRSSREHRERDRDKDREERNGRGRDRDRDRERERDRDRDRDRDRRERNRESEREKDHERDRDKEREPEQSRRSRSRSQRHHSHDDREREGSRDRVSKETERERVLREPERETRRYKEKKEDGAEPEADPERDQRTVFAYQICLKADERDVYEFFSRAGKVRDVRLIMDRNSRRSKGVGYIEFYDAMSVPMAIALSGQPLLGQPVMVKPSEAEKNLVQSTTTATGVATGLIGPYSGGARRLYVGNLHLNITEDQLRQVFEPFGTVELVQLPVDLETGHCKGFGFVQFARLEDARAAQTINGQLEIAGRKIKVSAVTDQVGMQDVGAIAGDFDDDEGGGLSLNSRSRAILMQKLDRTGTASSIMGSLGTPIVSSSGVSLPTAPLLGAAPVVSPIVPSLVQASVPSLVGLPGAGLPVPSTTVPSVDMIGVPSECLLLKNMFDPSLETEPDFDLDIKEDVEDECKKFGKLNHIHVDKNSAGFVYLRFENTQSAIGAQRALHGRWFAGKMITATFMLPQNYGAKFPDS, encoded by the exons ATGGATTTTGACGAGTATGACTATTTGGAGAAGACGGTGGAAAATCCAGAGTTGCAAAAGGTGAAGGAAACTGCAAATGGTGTTGATGATGCTGTGAAATCTGGCAATAAGGAGCGCACAAGGAGCTCAAGGCATCGGAGTGATGAGAATGACAGTGATTTGGATCATCGATCCAAGCGGGTGAAGTCTGGGGATGAGCCACGTGATCTTGAAAGGCATAGAGAGAGGGGTTCATCACACCACCGCTCGTCGccaagagaaggagagaggaatGAGAAGGATAGGCGCAGGAGTAGCCGTGAACACAGGGAAAGGGATAGGGATAAGGATAGAGAGGAGAGGAATGGGAGGGgcagagacagagacagagacagagagaggGAACGGGATCGGGATCGTGATCGTGATCGGGACAGACGAGAGCGGAACCGTGAAAGTGAGAGAGAAAAAGACCATGAGAGGGACAGGGACAAGGAAAGAGAGCCTGAACAATCACGCCGAAGCAGAAGCCGTTCACAAAGACATCACAGTCATGATGATAGAGAAAGGGAAGGGAGTCGAGACAGGGTGTCTAAAGaaacagagagggagagagtgttGAGGGAACCAGAAAGAGAAACCAG ACGAtacaaagagaaaaaagaagatgGAGCAGAGCCAGAGGCTGATCCTGAGCGGGATCAGAGGACGGTATTTGCTTATCAG ATTTGTCTGAAAGCTGATGAAAGAGATGTCTACGAATTCTTCTCAAGAGCTGGCAAG GTAAGAGATGTGCGTCTTATAATGGACCGCAATTCAAGACGTTCCAAGGGAGTTGG GTATATTGAATTTTATGATGCTATGTCTGTCCCTATGGCAATAGCACTCTCAGGACAGCCACTCCTTGGTCAACCAGTGATGGTTAAACCTTCAGAAGCTGAGAAGAATCTGGTCCAGTCAACTACAACTGCAACTGGAGTGGCAACTGGGCTTATTGGCCCCTATTCAGGGGGAGCGAGAAGGCTTTATGTTGGTAATCTGCACTTAAATATTACTGAAGATCAACTTCGTCAG GTTTTTGAACCATTTGGTACCGTGGAGCTGGTGCAGTTGCCTGTTGACTTGGAGACTGGTCATTGCAAAGGTTTTGGTTTTGTTCAG TTTGCTCGTCTTGAGGATGCTAGAGCTGCCCAGACTATAAATGGACAATTGGAGATTGCAGGTCGAAAAATTAAG GTGTCTGCTGTTACTGATCAAGTTGGAATGCAAGATGTCGGGGCAATTGCTGGTGATTTTGATGATGATGAGGGCGGTGGCTTG tCTCTGAATTCACGTTCTCGAGCAATTCTTATGCAGAAGTTGGATCGTACTGGCACTGCATCTAG CATTATGGGATCTTTAGGAACACCCATTGTTAGTAGCTCTGGTGTTAGTCTGCCAACAGCACCACTTCTTGGTGCTGCACCTGTGGTTTCTCCTATTGTTCCTTCTCTAGTGCAGGCTTCTGTTCCTTCGCTTGTGGGATTGCCAGGTGCAGGTCTCCCTGTTCCCAGTACTACTGTTCCATCTGTTGATATGATTGGTGTTCCTAGTGAGTGTTTATTGTTGAAGAATATGTTTGACCCAAGTTTGGAG ACTGAGCCAGATTTTGATCTGGATATTAAGGAAGATGTGGAAGATGAATGTAAAAAGTTTGGAAAACTGAATCATATCCACGTGGACAA GAATAGTGCTGGTTTTGTATACTTGCGATTCGAGAATACACAATCTGCAATAGGTGCACAGCGCGCTCTCCACGGGAGATGGTTTGCTGGGAAGATGATCACTGCGACATTTATG CTGCCCCAGAACTACGGGGCCAAATTCCCAGATAGCTAA
- the LOC131156623 gene encoding translation initiation factor IF3-1, mitochondrial, producing the protein MPMPASSKKRNQPISYILFLKSIFWEIDYLCLYLMQSESTVRKGDSKEVRFSGKTDLKDLQIKADMIKRLMERRYRVKCTAVGTEDQDLGELLSRLAALIEDVSFVESGPWVEKKQAYMVVRHIKFGPSKKGAGKKASKAVGATSLPPNTSLSSQSAECSEEDLSPAESESETEDNYLYDDDDAPVSAAGMPDEKHESNQTSWSVSNAGDDFDQVFDISSGANDREKTGNFYGEQKNDGAVTPSSPADLLHRRLELDSTRAQRVPAFSSEPPRGAENRYRRREPSNRIPATKPMDNAASSANEPASLEPQFLNQGKQLLDLNGSPSTGDTKRLRTNSPAFQNSRLPNEIPSRGPSHPGTPSSSASGYGIFSVPKANGTGRQGIASDVNMDKERSTDFGRDPSPRRVPENLSLPSPKSNEPQGKWGIFSRDGNVQPKVQR; encoded by the exons ATGCCGATGCCTGCTAGTTCTAAGAAAAGAAATCAACCCATCAGTTATATCTTGTTTTTGAAGTCAATTTTTTGGGAGATTGATTATTTATGCCTTTATTTAATGCAGTCTGAGTCGACTGTGCGGAAAGGAGATTCCAAAGAAGTTCGATTTTCAGGCAAAACT GACTTGAAAGACCTCCAAATAAAAGCAGATATGATTAAGAGACTGATGGAACGTCGTTACAGGGTTAAG TGTACAGCTGTGGGTACTGAAGATCAAGATTTGGGAGAACTGTTATCTCGTCTTGCTGCTCTG ATTGAAGATGTTTCCTTTGTGGAAAGTGGGCCTTGGGTGGAGAAAAAACAAGCATATATGGTAGTCAGGCATATCAAGTTTGGCCCCTCAAAGAAAGGTGCTGGAAAAAAGGCTTCCAAAGCTGTGGGAGCTACAAGTTTGCCACCTAACACAAGCCTCTCCTCTCAAAGTGCCGAATGTTCCGAAGAAGATTTGAGCCCAGCAGAATCTGAATCGGAAACCGAAGACAATTATctttatgatgatgatgatgcccCTGTTTCTGCTGCAGGAATGCCAGATGAAAAGCATGAATCAAACCAGACCTCCTGGTCAGTTTCTAATGCAGGTGATGATTTTGATCAAGTGTTCGACATCAGTAGTGGGGCTAACGACAGAGAAAAGACTGGAAATTTTTATGGTGAACAAAAGAATGATGGAGCAGTAACGCCATCCTCTCCAGCAGACCTTTTGCACCGCAGACTGGAACTTGATTCCACCAGAGCTCAGAGAGTTCCCGCCTTCTCATCTGAGCCTCCACGTGGGGCTGAAAATAGGTACAGAAGAAGGGAACCCAGCAATAGAATTCCTGCGACAAAGCCTATGGACAATGCAGCTTCGTCTGCAAATGAACCTGCAAGTTTAGAGCCTCAGTTCCTAAACCAGGGAAAACAACTGTTAGATTTGAATGGTTCTCCCTCAACGGGAGATACAAAGCGACTTAGAACCAATTCCCCTGCATTCCAAAACTCGAGACTTCCTAATGAGATTCCTAGTCGAGGACCATCTCATCCTGGCACTCCCAGTTCATCAGCATCCGGTTATGGGATTTTTAGTGTTCCAAAGGCCAATGGCACCGGGAGACAAGGTATTGCCTCAGATGTCAATATGGACAAAGAAAGAAGCACAGATTTTGGGAGGGATCCTAGCCCCAGACGGGTGCCAGAAAATTTGAGCTTACCCTCCCCAAAGTCGAACGAGCCCCAAGGGAAGTGGGGAATATTCAGTAGAGATGGTAACGTCCAACCTAAGGTGCAAAGGTAA